A genomic stretch from Hemicordylus capensis ecotype Gifberg chromosome 5, rHemCap1.1.pri, whole genome shotgun sequence includes:
- the CCDC71L gene encoding coiled-coil domain-containing protein 71L, whose protein sequence is MKQAGAATSHGAAVATAAAAAVPTPSPASSPAAGAGLEPPGCEEATEKVVHSRSQVLFSGGGTKALGDAFKLLVPKSTEFMSSDAELWNFLCSLKHEFSPVILRSKDVYGYASCRAVVPDLPRGLVTGRRDRPWRRAAARGRRLRVAVAAAAGGDTKSRGGAAAGGGGGGGGGAKRAAKKRSPQVVALAPEPPLPPSPPSEAAPSSCEGRQEQPQQGPQVVGEKQASLSSGSLPVTPWTVFEGRSLEEIWKAATPSLTTFPTIKVRGNVWKRQSLEAIRRKAQRILRVNLSPVVKIRRFPVIRC, encoded by the coding sequence ATGAAGCAAGCAGGAGCCGCCACTAGCCACGGAGCAGCCGTCGCCaccgcggcggcggctgctgtccCCACCCCATCGCCTGCTTCGTCTCCCGCCGCCGGGGCTGGATTGGAGCCGCCGGGTTGTGAGGAGGCGACGGAGAAAGTTGTCCATTCCCGCTCGCAGGTGCTGTTTTCGGGCGGCGGCACCAAGGCTCTGGGCGACGCCTTCAAGCTCCTGGTGCCCAAGTCGACGGAGTTCATGAGCTCGGACGCGGAGCTGTGGAACTTCCTGTGCAGCCTCAAGCACGAGTTCTCGCCGGTCATCCTCCGCAGCAAGGACGTCTACGGGTACGCCTCCTGCCGGGCCGTAGTGCCGGACTTGCCGCGAGGCTTGGTGACGGGCAGAAGGGACCGGCCTTGGCGGAGAGCTGCCGCCAGGGGGAGGCGCTTGCGAGTCGCTGTGGCCGCCGCCGCTGGCGGCGACAccaagagcagaggaggagcagcggcaggaggaggcggaggaggaggaggcggcgcaaAAAGGGCGGCCAAGAAGCGCAGCCCACAAGTGGTGGCTTTAGCCCCggagccgccgctgcctccgTCGCCACCCTCTGAGGCTGCTCCCTCCAGTTGTGAGGGGCGGCAGGAGCAGCCGCAGCAGGGGCCccaggtggtgggggagaagcaaGCCTCGCTCTCCTCGGGGTCTTTGCCCGTCACCCCGTGGACTGTCTTCGAGGGTAGGTCCCTGGAGGAGATCTGGAAGgcggccacccccagcctcaccaCTTTCCCCACCATCAAAGTGCGCGGGAACGTGTGGAAGCGACAGAGCCTGGAAGCCATCCGGCGCAAGGCGCAGCGCATCCTGCGGGTTAACCTGTCGCCGGTGGTGAAGATCCGCCGCTTCCCTGTGATCAGATGCTGA